Proteins co-encoded in one Scomber scombrus chromosome 14, fScoSco1.1, whole genome shotgun sequence genomic window:
- the ddx46 gene encoding probable ATP-dependent RNA helicase DDX46 isoform X2: protein MGRESRHYRKRSASRGRSGSRSKSRSPDKRSKKDDRDRSRRERSRSRDRRRSRSRDRKRTRRSRSRDRRRSRSRERRRSGSRSRARRSRSGSPSKSRRTKSVSKEKDSVDPVSDKKKTKEEKEDEKVEDQDFDQNKLEEEMRKRKERVEKWREEQRKKAIENIGEIKKELEEMKQGKKWSLEDDDDDDEEGSAPMEADDDEDGEGKGEKKEDIKEEKSEEGEKEEETPMEQQAEEDDVDPLDAYMEEVKQEVKKFNMGAMKGNDKGGAMTVTKVVTVVKTKKGPHTHKKKGELMENDQDAMEYSSEEEEVDLQTALTGFQTKQRKVLEPVDHGKIQYEQFRKNFYVEVPELARMTPEDVNAYRLEMEGITVKGKGSPKPIKTWVQCGVSMKILNALKRYSYEKPTPIQAQAIPSVMAGRDLIGIAKTGSGKTIAFLLPMFRHIMDQRPLEESEGPISVIMTPTRELALQITKECKKFSKPLGLRVVCVYGGTGISEQIAELKRGAEIIVCTPGRMIDMLGANSGRVTNLRRVTYVVLDEADRMFDMGFEPQVMRIVDNVRPDRQTVMFSATFPRAMEALARRILQKPLEVQVGGRSVVCSDVEQHVLVIDEDKKFLKLLEILGHYQEKGSVIIFVDKQEHADALLKDLMKASYPCMSLHGGIDQYDRDSIINDFKNGACRLMVATSVAARGLDVKQLILVVNYNCPNHYEDYVHRAGRTGRAGNKGFAYTFITDDQVRYAGDIIKALELSGSPVPPELEKLWGSFKDQQKAEGKTIKSSSGFSGKGFKFDETEHALANERKKLQKAALGLQDSDDEDGALDIEEQIESMFNSKKRVKDLSAPGSASGPAGSVTSTAAAPGGMPGIGPTSAGNIQKLEMAKRLALKINAQKNLGAEAQDVMQQATNAILRGGTIMTPSVSAKTIAEQLAEKINAKLNYTPVEKLEEERQAAEQAETVKRYEEELEINDFPQTARWKVTSKEALQRIGEYSEAAITIRGTYFPPGKEPKEGERKIYLAIESANELAVQKAKTEITRLIKEELIRLQNSYQPTSKGRYKVL, encoded by the exons ATGGGCCGTGAGTCGAG ACACTACAGGAAGCGCTCCGCCTCTCGGGGACGGTCAGGGAGCCGATCAAAGAGTCGCTCTCCGGACAAACGCTCCAAGAAAGATGACCGGGACCGGAGCAGGAGGGAGAGGTCCCGGAGCAGGGACCGGCGCCGGTCACGGtccagagacagaaagagaaccAG GCGCTCCAGGagcagagacaggaggaggtccagaagcagagaaaggaggaggtCAGGCAGCAGGAGCCGAGCCCGGAGGTCCCGATCTGGCAGCCCCAGCAAGAGCAGGAGAACAAA GTCAGTAAGCAAGGAGAAAGACAGTGTTGATCCTGTATCTGATAAGAAAAAGActaaagaggagaaggaagatgaGAAGGTTGAGGAT CAAGACTTTGACCAGAACAAGctagaggaggagatgaggaagaggaaggagcgGGTGGAAAAGTGGAGGGAGGAACAAAGGAAGAAGGCCATTGAAAACATCGGCGAGATCAAGAAAGAACTTGAGGAGATGAAGCAGGGCAAGAAGTGGAGCctggaggatgatgatg ATGATGACGAGGAGGGGTCAGCTCCAATGGAGGCAGACGATGATGAAGATGGGGAAGGGAAgggggagaagaaagaggataTTAAGGAGGAAAAGAGTGAGGAGggtgaaaaagaggaggagactcCCATGGAGCAGCAGGCTGAGGAGGATGATGTGGATCCTCTGGACGCCTACATGGAGGAGGTCAAACAGGAGGTGAAGAAGTTCAACATGGGAGCCATGAAAGGAAATGATAAG GGGGGAGCAATGACAGTCACCAAAGTTGTGACAGTTgtcaaaacaaagaaaggacCTCACACTCACAAGAAGAAGGGTGAGCTGATGGAGAATGACCAGGATGCAATGGAG TACtcatcagaggaggaggaggttgatCTGCAGACAGCTCTGACAGGCTTCCAAACCAAACAAAGGAAGGTCCTGGAGCCTGTTGACCACGGGAAGATCCAGTACGAGCAATTCCGCAAAAACTTCTACGTGGAGGTGCCTGAGCTCGCCAGGATGACTCCAGAAG ATGTGAACGCGTACCGGTTGGAAATGGAGGGTATTACTGTTAAAGGGAAGGGCTCTCCCAAACCCATCAAGACCTGGGTGCAGTGTGGGGTATCTATGAAGATCCTCAACGCCCTGAAGAG GTATAGCTACGAGAAGCCCACCCCCATTCAGGCCCAGGCCATCCCTTCTGTCATGGCAGGCCGAGACCTCATTGGCATTGCTAAGACCGGCAGCGGGAAAACCATAGCTTTCCTGCTGCCCATGTTCCGACACATCATGGACCAGAGGCCCCTGGAAGAGTCTGAGGGACCCATCT CTGTTATCATGACTCCAACCAGAGAGTTGGCTCTGCAGATCACCAAGGAGTGCAAGAAATTCTCTAAACCGCTGGGACTCAGGGTGGTGTGTGTCTATGGAGGCACAGGTATCAGTGAACAG ATTGCTGAGCTGAAGCGAGGCGCTGAGATCATCGTGTGCACACCTGGAAGAATGATTGACATGTTGGGTGCCAACAGTG GTCGTGTCACCAACCTACGCAGAGTTACGTATGTGGTGCTGGATGAAGCCGACAGGATGTTTGACATGGGCTTTGAGCCGCAG GTAATGCGTATTGTGGACAATGTGCGTCCAGACCGTCAGACAGTGATGTTCTCAGCCACCTTCCCCAGAGCCATGGAGGCGCTGGCTCGTAGGATCCTGCAAAAGCCCCTAGAGGTCCAGGTGGGAGGCCGTAGTGTGGTCTGCTCTGACGTGGAACAACACGTG ttaGTGATTGATGAGGACAAGAAGTTCCTGAAGCTTCTGGAGATCCTTGGCCACTACCAGGAAAAGGGCTCTGTCATCATCTTTGTGGACAAACAGGAGCATGCAGACGCGCTTCTCAAAGACCTGATGAAAGCTTCATACCCCTGCATGTCTCTGCACGGAG GAATTGACCAGTACGACAGAGATAGCATCATCAACGACTTCAAAAACGGAGCTTGTCGTCTGATGGTGGCAACCTCGGTGGCTGCCAGAGGCCTGGACGTCAAACAGCTGATCCTTGTGGTCAACTACAACTGTCCAAACCACTATGAGGACTACGTCCACAGGGCAGGACGCACAGGCAGAGCTGGAAACAAG GGTTTTGCCTACACTTTCATCACAGATGATCAGGTACGCTATGCTGGCGATATCATCAAAGCCTTGGAGCTGTCCGGCTCTCCTGTTCCTCCCGAACTGGAGAAGCTTTGGGGTTCCTTCAAAGACCAACAGAAAGCG GAGGGTAAGACCATTAAGAGCAGCAGCGGCTTCTCAGGAAAAGGCTTTAAGTTTGACGAGACAGAACACGCTCTGGCCAATGAGAGAAAGAAGCTGCAGAAAGCTGCTCTCGGCCTGCAGGACTCTGATGACGAGGACGGAGCCCTGGAT ATTGAGGAGCAAATTGAAAGCATGTTTAATTCCAAGAAGAGGGTGAAGGATCTGTCTGCTCCTGGGTCGGCTTCTGGTCCTGCGGGATCAGTAACCTCCACAGCAGCTGCTCCCGGAGGCATGCCAGGCATCGGACCCACATCTGCTGGAAACATCCAGAAACTGGAGATGGCCAAGAGGTTGGCTCTCAAGATCAACGCTCAGAAGAACCTGGGTGCCGAAGCTCAG GATGTGATGCAGCAGGCCACCAACGCTATCCTGCGGGGCGGCACCATCATGACACCCTCTGTGTCAGCCAAGACCATCGCAGAGCAGCTGGCGGAGAAGATCAATGCCAAGCTGAACTACACCCCTGTGgagaagctggaggaggagcGGCAGGCAGCTGAACAGGCCGAGACTGTCAAAAGATACGAAGAGGAGCTGGAGATCAACGACTTCCCCCAG ACGGCCAGGTGGAAGGTGACGTCGAAAGAAGCTCTGCAGAGGATCGGTGAATACTCTGAAGCTGCCATCACCATCAGAGGAACATATTTCCCTCCAGGCAAAGAGCCAAAGGAGGGAGAACGCAAGATCTACCTGGCTATTGAAA GTGCAAATGAACTGGCTGTGCAGAAAGCCAAAACAGAGATTACACGACTAATCAAGGAGGAGCTCATCAGATTA CAAAATTCCTACCAGCCGACGAGCAAAGGCCGATACAAAGTGTTGTAG
- the camlg gene encoding calcium signal-modulating cyclophilin ligand isoform X1, which yields MESVEASSEEKTASLSAAQRRAEIRRRKLLMNSEDRMHRIVGFTKNEAENNAGASRHPTEPRFHLDLDRSEPWSTSSSSPRPSPFLSEASGFGSRSRSATPERRGSPLPDLSEPLGSTLEDDIGGLRQRPRGERVSDDLSGSPHRGIQKYLSRFDDAMKLRGQLANEKPGQDGESDSEEFDAFIVFRLIGSILLAIFVRVFVCKYLSIFAPFLTLEMAYMGLSKYFPKVEKKTKTTVLTAALLLSGIPAEVINRSMDTYRRMGDVFADLCIYFFTFILSHEILLLIGSETP from the exons ATGGAGTCTGTGGAGGCCAGCAGCGAGGAGAAGACGGCCTCGCTGTCGGCGGcgcagaggagagcagagatcCGGAGGAGAAAGCTGCTGATGAACTCAGAGGACAGGATGCACAGGATCGTGGGCTTCACCAAAAACGAGGCTGAAAACAACG CAGGAGCGTCTCGGCATCCGACAGAACCCCGCTTCCACCTTGATCTTGACAGGTCAGAGCCGTGGTCGACATCCTCATCTTCCCCGAGACCATCTCCCTTCCTGTCGGAGGCTTCAGGGTTTGGCAGCCGCTCTCGCAGCGCCACCCCAGAGAGGAGGGGCTCACCACTGCCAGACTTGAGTGAACCGCTCGGCAGTACTCTGGAGGATGACATCGGAGGGCTCCGACAAAGACCGAGGGGGGAGCGGGTGTCAGATGACCTCAGCGGCTCCCCACACCGAGGCATCCAGAAGTACCTGTCCCGTTTTGACGACGCCATGAAACTGCGAGGTCAGCTGGCTAATGAGAAGCCAGGCCAGGACGGAGAGTCTGACTCAGAGGAGTTTGATGCATTCATAGTGTTCAGGCTCATCGGCAGCATCCTCCTCGCTATCTTCGTCAGGGTTTTTGTCTGCAAGTATCTG TCAATATTTGCTCCATTTCTGACTCTTGAAATGGCCTACATGGGGTTGTCCAAATACTTTCCAAAG GTAGAGAAGAAGACCAAGACCACTGTGCTCACTGCCGCCCTGTTGCTCTCCGGCATCCCTGCTGAGGTCATAAACCGCTCCATGGACACCTACAGGAGGATGGGCGACGTGTTCGCCGACCTCTGCATTTACTTCTTCACCTTCATCCTCTCTCATGAGATCCTGCTGCTCATTGGTTCAGAGACTCCCTGA
- the ddx46 gene encoding probable ATP-dependent RNA helicase DDX46 isoform X1, with translation MGRESRHYRKRSASRGRSGSRSKSRSPDKRSKKDDRDRSRRERSRSRDRRRSRSRDRKRTRRSRSRDRRRSRSRERRRSGSRSRARRSRSGSPSKSRRTKSVSKEKDSVDPVSDKKKTKEEKEDEKVEDQDFDQNKLEEEMRKRKERVEKWREEQRKKAIENIGEIKKELEEMKQGKKWSLEDDDDDDEEGSAPMEADDDEDGEGKGEKKEDIKEEKSEEGEKEEETPMEQQAEEDDVDPLDAYMEEVKQEVKKFNMGAMKGNDKKGGAMTVTKVVTVVKTKKGPHTHKKKGELMENDQDAMEYSSEEEEVDLQTALTGFQTKQRKVLEPVDHGKIQYEQFRKNFYVEVPELARMTPEDVNAYRLEMEGITVKGKGSPKPIKTWVQCGVSMKILNALKRYSYEKPTPIQAQAIPSVMAGRDLIGIAKTGSGKTIAFLLPMFRHIMDQRPLEESEGPISVIMTPTRELALQITKECKKFSKPLGLRVVCVYGGTGISEQIAELKRGAEIIVCTPGRMIDMLGANSGRVTNLRRVTYVVLDEADRMFDMGFEPQVMRIVDNVRPDRQTVMFSATFPRAMEALARRILQKPLEVQVGGRSVVCSDVEQHVLVIDEDKKFLKLLEILGHYQEKGSVIIFVDKQEHADALLKDLMKASYPCMSLHGGIDQYDRDSIINDFKNGACRLMVATSVAARGLDVKQLILVVNYNCPNHYEDYVHRAGRTGRAGNKGFAYTFITDDQVRYAGDIIKALELSGSPVPPELEKLWGSFKDQQKAEGKTIKSSSGFSGKGFKFDETEHALANERKKLQKAALGLQDSDDEDGALDIEEQIESMFNSKKRVKDLSAPGSASGPAGSVTSTAAAPGGMPGIGPTSAGNIQKLEMAKRLALKINAQKNLGAEAQDVMQQATNAILRGGTIMTPSVSAKTIAEQLAEKINAKLNYTPVEKLEEERQAAEQAETVKRYEEELEINDFPQTARWKVTSKEALQRIGEYSEAAITIRGTYFPPGKEPKEGERKIYLAIESANELAVQKAKTEITRLIKEELIRLQNSYQPTSKGRYKVL, from the exons ATGGGCCGTGAGTCGAG ACACTACAGGAAGCGCTCCGCCTCTCGGGGACGGTCAGGGAGCCGATCAAAGAGTCGCTCTCCGGACAAACGCTCCAAGAAAGATGACCGGGACCGGAGCAGGAGGGAGAGGTCCCGGAGCAGGGACCGGCGCCGGTCACGGtccagagacagaaagagaaccAG GCGCTCCAGGagcagagacaggaggaggtccagaagcagagaaaggaggaggtCAGGCAGCAGGAGCCGAGCCCGGAGGTCCCGATCTGGCAGCCCCAGCAAGAGCAGGAGAACAAA GTCAGTAAGCAAGGAGAAAGACAGTGTTGATCCTGTATCTGATAAGAAAAAGActaaagaggagaaggaagatgaGAAGGTTGAGGAT CAAGACTTTGACCAGAACAAGctagaggaggagatgaggaagaggaaggagcgGGTGGAAAAGTGGAGGGAGGAACAAAGGAAGAAGGCCATTGAAAACATCGGCGAGATCAAGAAAGAACTTGAGGAGATGAAGCAGGGCAAGAAGTGGAGCctggaggatgatgatg ATGATGACGAGGAGGGGTCAGCTCCAATGGAGGCAGACGATGATGAAGATGGGGAAGGGAAgggggagaagaaagaggataTTAAGGAGGAAAAGAGTGAGGAGggtgaaaaagaggaggagactcCCATGGAGCAGCAGGCTGAGGAGGATGATGTGGATCCTCTGGACGCCTACATGGAGGAGGTCAAACAGGAGGTGAAGAAGTTCAACATGGGAGCCATGAAAGGAAATGATAAG AAGGGGGGAGCAATGACAGTCACCAAAGTTGTGACAGTTgtcaaaacaaagaaaggacCTCACACTCACAAGAAGAAGGGTGAGCTGATGGAGAATGACCAGGATGCAATGGAG TACtcatcagaggaggaggaggttgatCTGCAGACAGCTCTGACAGGCTTCCAAACCAAACAAAGGAAGGTCCTGGAGCCTGTTGACCACGGGAAGATCCAGTACGAGCAATTCCGCAAAAACTTCTACGTGGAGGTGCCTGAGCTCGCCAGGATGACTCCAGAAG ATGTGAACGCGTACCGGTTGGAAATGGAGGGTATTACTGTTAAAGGGAAGGGCTCTCCCAAACCCATCAAGACCTGGGTGCAGTGTGGGGTATCTATGAAGATCCTCAACGCCCTGAAGAG GTATAGCTACGAGAAGCCCACCCCCATTCAGGCCCAGGCCATCCCTTCTGTCATGGCAGGCCGAGACCTCATTGGCATTGCTAAGACCGGCAGCGGGAAAACCATAGCTTTCCTGCTGCCCATGTTCCGACACATCATGGACCAGAGGCCCCTGGAAGAGTCTGAGGGACCCATCT CTGTTATCATGACTCCAACCAGAGAGTTGGCTCTGCAGATCACCAAGGAGTGCAAGAAATTCTCTAAACCGCTGGGACTCAGGGTGGTGTGTGTCTATGGAGGCACAGGTATCAGTGAACAG ATTGCTGAGCTGAAGCGAGGCGCTGAGATCATCGTGTGCACACCTGGAAGAATGATTGACATGTTGGGTGCCAACAGTG GTCGTGTCACCAACCTACGCAGAGTTACGTATGTGGTGCTGGATGAAGCCGACAGGATGTTTGACATGGGCTTTGAGCCGCAG GTAATGCGTATTGTGGACAATGTGCGTCCAGACCGTCAGACAGTGATGTTCTCAGCCACCTTCCCCAGAGCCATGGAGGCGCTGGCTCGTAGGATCCTGCAAAAGCCCCTAGAGGTCCAGGTGGGAGGCCGTAGTGTGGTCTGCTCTGACGTGGAACAACACGTG ttaGTGATTGATGAGGACAAGAAGTTCCTGAAGCTTCTGGAGATCCTTGGCCACTACCAGGAAAAGGGCTCTGTCATCATCTTTGTGGACAAACAGGAGCATGCAGACGCGCTTCTCAAAGACCTGATGAAAGCTTCATACCCCTGCATGTCTCTGCACGGAG GAATTGACCAGTACGACAGAGATAGCATCATCAACGACTTCAAAAACGGAGCTTGTCGTCTGATGGTGGCAACCTCGGTGGCTGCCAGAGGCCTGGACGTCAAACAGCTGATCCTTGTGGTCAACTACAACTGTCCAAACCACTATGAGGACTACGTCCACAGGGCAGGACGCACAGGCAGAGCTGGAAACAAG GGTTTTGCCTACACTTTCATCACAGATGATCAGGTACGCTATGCTGGCGATATCATCAAAGCCTTGGAGCTGTCCGGCTCTCCTGTTCCTCCCGAACTGGAGAAGCTTTGGGGTTCCTTCAAAGACCAACAGAAAGCG GAGGGTAAGACCATTAAGAGCAGCAGCGGCTTCTCAGGAAAAGGCTTTAAGTTTGACGAGACAGAACACGCTCTGGCCAATGAGAGAAAGAAGCTGCAGAAAGCTGCTCTCGGCCTGCAGGACTCTGATGACGAGGACGGAGCCCTGGAT ATTGAGGAGCAAATTGAAAGCATGTTTAATTCCAAGAAGAGGGTGAAGGATCTGTCTGCTCCTGGGTCGGCTTCTGGTCCTGCGGGATCAGTAACCTCCACAGCAGCTGCTCCCGGAGGCATGCCAGGCATCGGACCCACATCTGCTGGAAACATCCAGAAACTGGAGATGGCCAAGAGGTTGGCTCTCAAGATCAACGCTCAGAAGAACCTGGGTGCCGAAGCTCAG GATGTGATGCAGCAGGCCACCAACGCTATCCTGCGGGGCGGCACCATCATGACACCCTCTGTGTCAGCCAAGACCATCGCAGAGCAGCTGGCGGAGAAGATCAATGCCAAGCTGAACTACACCCCTGTGgagaagctggaggaggagcGGCAGGCAGCTGAACAGGCCGAGACTGTCAAAAGATACGAAGAGGAGCTGGAGATCAACGACTTCCCCCAG ACGGCCAGGTGGAAGGTGACGTCGAAAGAAGCTCTGCAGAGGATCGGTGAATACTCTGAAGCTGCCATCACCATCAGAGGAACATATTTCCCTCCAGGCAAAGAGCCAAAGGAGGGAGAACGCAAGATCTACCTGGCTATTGAAA GTGCAAATGAACTGGCTGTGCAGAAAGCCAAAACAGAGATTACACGACTAATCAAGGAGGAGCTCATCAGATTA CAAAATTCCTACCAGCCGACGAGCAAAGGCCGATACAAAGTGTTGTAG
- the camlg gene encoding calcium signal-modulating cyclophilin ligand isoform X2 — MESVEASSEEKTASLSAAQRRAEIRRRKLLMNSEDRMHRIVGFTKNEAENNGASRHPTEPRFHLDLDRSEPWSTSSSSPRPSPFLSEASGFGSRSRSATPERRGSPLPDLSEPLGSTLEDDIGGLRQRPRGERVSDDLSGSPHRGIQKYLSRFDDAMKLRGQLANEKPGQDGESDSEEFDAFIVFRLIGSILLAIFVRVFVCKYLSIFAPFLTLEMAYMGLSKYFPKVEKKTKTTVLTAALLLSGIPAEVINRSMDTYRRMGDVFADLCIYFFTFILSHEILLLIGSETP, encoded by the exons ATGGAGTCTGTGGAGGCCAGCAGCGAGGAGAAGACGGCCTCGCTGTCGGCGGcgcagaggagagcagagatcCGGAGGAGAAAGCTGCTGATGAACTCAGAGGACAGGATGCACAGGATCGTGGGCTTCACCAAAAACGAGGCTGAAAACAACG GAGCGTCTCGGCATCCGACAGAACCCCGCTTCCACCTTGATCTTGACAGGTCAGAGCCGTGGTCGACATCCTCATCTTCCCCGAGACCATCTCCCTTCCTGTCGGAGGCTTCAGGGTTTGGCAGCCGCTCTCGCAGCGCCACCCCAGAGAGGAGGGGCTCACCACTGCCAGACTTGAGTGAACCGCTCGGCAGTACTCTGGAGGATGACATCGGAGGGCTCCGACAAAGACCGAGGGGGGAGCGGGTGTCAGATGACCTCAGCGGCTCCCCACACCGAGGCATCCAGAAGTACCTGTCCCGTTTTGACGACGCCATGAAACTGCGAGGTCAGCTGGCTAATGAGAAGCCAGGCCAGGACGGAGAGTCTGACTCAGAGGAGTTTGATGCATTCATAGTGTTCAGGCTCATCGGCAGCATCCTCCTCGCTATCTTCGTCAGGGTTTTTGTCTGCAAGTATCTG TCAATATTTGCTCCATTTCTGACTCTTGAAATGGCCTACATGGGGTTGTCCAAATACTTTCCAAAG GTAGAGAAGAAGACCAAGACCACTGTGCTCACTGCCGCCCTGTTGCTCTCCGGCATCCCTGCTGAGGTCATAAACCGCTCCATGGACACCTACAGGAGGATGGGCGACGTGTTCGCCGACCTCTGCATTTACTTCTTCACCTTCATCCTCTCTCATGAGATCCTGCTGCTCATTGGTTCAGAGACTCCCTGA